cgattaaacatccGGTTACTTCGATTcctctgattaacaacacttactccacataatacaaacaaaacatagaatagactaattacagtcaaagaagtcaaacttgacttggactttgactttgacattcggaaacacggggtgttacataacgTAACGTTAAAAATAAGTTTCACTGTTTTAGGGGGTAAGAAAGAAGAGATGATAAATGAAGCCATTTGTCATCAACGTGTACAACATAGCTATTACAAGGAGATTATTTCTGTGAAAGAGATACTACGAAATATATGTAATACAAAGAAGTATAAGGTGAATTAGTTATAATGAGCCCGAAAGCGACCCATACACATTCCTAGTGAGCGGTATATGAGCCAACTAGAGGTGCATAAATCAAGTTTTTAGCCCAAACTGCTTTGGATTAACACCAGGTCGGGTTGGGTCAAAGAAAGTCAAACCCAGTTTTTGTTTAAATCGGTTCAGTTTCGAATGGTTTTTGAGGGGTAGAGGATTGAGCTTGACTAGTGAAACCGGGTTTGAATCGGTTTTAAACGACTTCAAAGTATAAGGTCCCAACCCGATTTTAACCCTACGGTTTGTTTTGGGTTCAACCAAACCGGTTTCAAAATGGAGTTCGGTTCAAGCTCACTTCACTTCCCAACCCATTCTTTTTGTTCACCTCTTGTAAACATGGGGCATTGGGGTACTCTGTGCTAACCGCTAAATGAGGCTATTGGGCCAACTCATGTCTATATCCGAGCAATATACCAGGCCCAAATTAATAAATATGATTAAACCCTAACCCAAATACATAAATGATATTTCACATGTGAATATGTTattaaagagtaaattgtcattttagtacCTAAGGTTTGAccaaaattattattttagtttaaatagttttttttttttttttttttttgccattttagtttaaatagttttgttttttgccattttagttactgatttttgtcttttttgtcattttcatcgaccaccaccaccacctcccaccacccacCTCGTCACAACCTTCTATCATCGCCACCACCTGTCTGCATCGTCACCAcccacccaccccaccaccatcaccacccaccatttccaccaccaccggccactttTCCGCCCATCATCATAAAACCAACAACCACCGCAACCGGCACAACACCATCCCCATACCATCGCACCTacaaaaaaagaaataaaaatatggtttgaccaaaattcacctaagttaactaaattttttgaatggagttagtgggttagatgaaaatggcaaaaatgacaaaagtcagggactaaaatggtagaaaacaaaactatttggacaaaaatggaaaaaaaaaactatttgaactaaagtgACAATTTTGGTCAAACCTAACGTACTAAAATACTAAAATGGCAATCTACTCGTTATTGAATAACAAACTTTAGGGACCGAATTGCAATTAGCCAATTGTGATGGTAGTTTGGCTGGTTGTGTGCATGAGGATGTTCATGACACACTCCACATCCACACACACCAGATTTCCTTCTTCATCTCCTCCCCATATTTTCACACCCCAATTTCCTCATCAATCAATCTCACACTCTAATTATTACCATTTCAATTCAACTAACACACTCTCATAATAATCCATTAATTAATGACTACCCCCATGATGATTCGGTCACCCGGAGCAATGAGTGCCAATGTATCCGCCTCTTCCACTGCTTCTCAGATCTTCGGCCGGAAGGTTCTTTTTAAGAACCCGACAGCCGCCATTGTTCACCGGAAAACGTCTCGGTTGGATGTTACTGATGGAAGAAGGACAAGACAGACTCCAAATGTTGTCTGCCCCAAAGCTGTTTCTGACTCTAGCTATTCTCAAACATGTCTTGATCCAGATGCCAGCAAGGTTTGTGTCTCGATCCGATATAATAAAGAGAGACTGAGGTTTATTACGGAACACTAATTatagttatataaataaaatcctGTATAATACGGATAGAGTGAGGTTTATTACGGAACGTTAAATTATTGTTATAAAAGAAAAAGAACAATCTCAAATCGGTTAACTTTTTAATCAATGGttcatatttttaaaattttgtgCTTCTTACATAAAAATATGTATTAAAAAATCATCAATATGATGTTTTCATACGTATAGATAGAGAGACTGAGGTTCATTACAGAATATTAAATTATTGTGAGAACAAAATGAACAACCTTTTCATTTATCtaacttttatatttttcaattttGTACTTTTTACATACAAATGAGTATGTttacataaataaaaaaaaaaaaaaaacccatcaaTCTAACGTTTTCGTAAGTTGCACTTTGAATTTTTTTAACTGTTTACCTACACACAATGGCGGACCCATGATTTCTTTCAAGGGGGTGTGAACAAAGAATTTAACCATACTTTTAAAGGGGGATGATCGGGATTTTGGCTTAAATTCGCCACGTCTTACATTTTAACATTACATATCTAtcgttttatttttatttaaaaaattttaAGATTGAAAAACTAATTTTGTTACAGGTGTTCGTGCTATATTTAGTGTTCTACGTACATCTTTCCCTTGTATATACACAGGGGCAAAGTATagaaggggcgggagggggcgcccgaccccccgaacttttcgctcagtagtgttatatatgtagttttcgtatagaaagttttgggtatatacgttttcgaccacccggttctatagaaatttttgggtatatacgtttttgacccccccccccccccggtcattcgggtcaagcttcgccactgtatatacatatatgaaaACTAGTGGTTATGATGTTGATTTAAATGTGTAGAGTGTTCTTGGAATCATTCTTGGTGGTGGAGCAGGGACCAGACTATATCCTCTAACAAAGAAAAGAGCTAAGCCTGCTGTTCCTTTGGGAGCTAATTACAGACTCATAGACATACCTGTCAGCAACTGCTTAAACAGCAATGTAAACAAGATTTATGTTCTTACCCAATTCAACTCTGCTTCACTTAACCGTCATCTGTCGCGCGCGTATGCAAGCAACATGGGTGGCTACAAGAATGAAGGCTTTGTTGAAGTTCTTGCAGCCCAACAAAGTCCCGAGAATCCCGACTGGTTCCAGGTAATTGTTAAAAATCAACTGAGTGAGTGAGTTTAGACTCGGTGAGTTGGATTTTTTATGTTTAGTTGTGGACAATGAATAGGGTACAGCTGATGCTGTAAGGCAGTATCTATGGTTGCTTGAAGAACAAAATGTGTTGGAATTTTTGGTTCTTGCTGGTGATCATTTGTATCGTATGGACTATGAAAAGTTTATTCAAGCACATAGGGAAAGCGATGCTGATATAACCGTTGCGGCCCTGCCCATGGATGAGAAACGTGCCACTGCGTTCGGTTTGATGAAAATTGACGAGGAAGGTAGGATAATCGAGTTTTCAGAAAAGCCCAAGGGAGAAAAGTTACAAGCAATGAAGGTATGACGATAGTCAAATTTGAACCTTCAAGGGGTCACCTGCACTGTTAGCAGTGTATTGGTGGGGCCCGTGAGTTTTGCTTAATGGGCTCTCATGGTTGCCTAAAAAGGAAAAGATAGTTTAATTTGATTGTATCTTCTTCGAGTTAATGTTATTGATTTTAGATATTAACTTTAGGTTGATACTACCATTCTCGGTCTGGATGATAAGCGAGCACAAGAAATGCCGTTTATTGCAAGTATGGGAATATATGTTTTCAGTAAGAATGTAATGTTGGATTTGCTGAGAGAGAAGTTTCCAAAGGCGAATGACTTTGGAAGCGAAGTAATTCCAGGTGCAACTTCAATCGGTCTGCGGGTAAGTATAGGCGCTTACCTTACACATTTTCCCATTTTTTAACGATTTATCATAATTTAGGAGCATGCATTTCAGATATGACACAAACCTAATACGAAATTTGTAGACTTGTGTTTAGATGGTACTTCACATTTAGCTAaacaggtcgtgttcgggttgacccgtttaacctgttttattttattttttgtttttgaaaaatgTGTTTTATATCATAGCTTAAACTTATTGGATATTTTGTGTCAAAGTTAAAAACAGAAATGAGCATGTGGTTTTAtagtttaaattatttttatatatttatatttttgttgtaaatttgtaatttaAGTGAAtatgcacaaaaaaaaaatatgatatatatatTTTCGGGTTAAGTCAGTGCCAACCCATGAAAACACGTGTCAAATTTCCGGGTTCATGTGTTTGGTTTGACCTGTTAACCCACAAGCACGACCCATAAAAACTCATCTGAAAAGTTAATGCTGATCGTATGCCTAAACGTTAAGACAATTGTTTCATTCGTTTTAGGTACAAGCCTACCTGTATGATGGTTACTGGGAAGACATCGGTACGATTGAGGCTTTCTATCATGCAAATCTGGGGATCACCAAAAAGCCAGTACCAGATTTCAGGTCAGCTTGTTAGACAACTTACCATAAACTTGTTAAATTGACATCATAACAAACAGAAAATATGTCATTCATCGGTCTGCAGTTTCTATGATCGGTCTGCGCCAATATACACTCAACCGCGATACTTACCACCTTCAAAGATGCTGAATGCCGATGTTACACAGAGTGTCATTGGTGAGGGTTGCGTAATCAAGGTACTTACTGTAATCTTTTAGGATTTATAATTTAAGGTTTAGGGTGTAGACATGTTCTGATTGCGGCGAATTATTATTTGCACTACAGAATTGTAAAATTCATCACTCGGTGATTGGTCTTCGGTCGTGCATCTCCGAGGGTGCGATTATCGAAGACACATTGCTCATGGGAGCTGACTACTATGAGGTAGCTAACCTTCTTTTAGAAATATAGtgtttgttttctctttttttttttgtaggaaatgaATGACGGGTTGCGTTTATATTTGAGCAGACTGATGCAGACAGAAGACTGTTGGCGGCAAAGGGGGGTGTACCAATCGGTATTGGAAAGAATACGCACATCAAGAGAGCGATTATAGACAAAAATGCTCGAATCGGAGATAATGTGAAGGTAAATAATCAGTTGTAATAAACATTATCATCATAATGTAGAGCTGATATAATCTGGTATTGTTAAACTTGCAGATTATAAACAATGATAATGTCGAAGAAACAGCACGTGAGACAGACGGTTACTTCATTAAGAGCGGGATTGTGACGGTCATCAAAGATGCGTTGATTCCAAGTGGCAGAATAATCTGAGATGTCGAGTTGTTAACTCGTTAGCGTGGGATATTTCTGTTCATGTTACTTGTTTTTTACGTGCTATTTTATTTAAGATCCGGGTTTGGACCCGATTGTACAAAGGATTAAGCTTTCATGTTTTTTTATAAGTAATCGATTTCAGCCATTTATTGATCGAGGCAATAGCGATCTCAGCCCTTTGATCGACTGTATGTTCACTCCGTATAAATACAAAATGAAGTTCGGAGGATACAAACACATGCACACATCAAACAGCAACTTCATACCATGAATCTACCGCTCCTTTACAACAAAATTAACATAATGTGTGGCTGGATTCTCTTTTAACCCCGGCCCAGGCCAAGTTAAGAGAACTAACCATCAGCACTATGAACAACAATCAAAGAATATATACAACTTATTGACCCGAGTTACTTCTGCTCTGTCTACTCACGGACTCAAGTTGCAATCCCGCAAATATGCCTGATCATAATCCACATACTTGTTCCAGTAGCCTCTAAACTTGGGTATCCCTATCTCGAGCCATGGCTTCAAATTCCCGTTGTAGTGAACCACTGCCGCTCTTTCAATCTCTTTCTGGCTCACACTCGGGTTGTACCCGAGCCCAAGTACATGCCATGACTTTTCTAACGCGTATACCCGTTTCCAGAATGTTATCAAACCTGGTGGCAATGTCCCCAGCTTCCAAAGTTGTCTATCGTGATTCTGCATCCAAACACAACAAACGATCACGAGACCatcaaaatataagtatttgaGGCGTTAATTTTGGTGAAGCGCTTACCAAATTTTGCCACGAGTGGTAAACGTCTGTAATGTTTTGTTTCTTCCATTCCTCAAGATCGAATACATTCATTCCATACGCCCATCCACAAGCACGCGGGTCAAAGTTTTTAGCGATGATGGGATTTGAGAAGTTGAGGTAACGGTCAAACCGATGGAAGTTTTCCCCGCACGTCTCAACGGCACCATTCACCTTACCTTTCAGATCAATAGACCAAAGACCACTCAAATCCTTCTGAACCACTATATCATCATCCAAGAACACCACTTTACGCAACTTTGGAAATATCTCTGGAAGGTAAAACCGAAGATGGTTCATCATTGACAGATACTTCGGGTTGCGGAACTTCAGATTCGAATCAGACTCGGACCCCTTATGCGTTTTGAAATAATAATCAATCATGTTCCGAGAAGCTAACTGTTTAAGAACAGGGCTGTAACTTGCATTCAGCCACGTGAATTCATCAATGTTCTGAACTTGGATTGTAGCCTTCCCGGGTGGGTTTGAAAGAAACCACATCCTCATAGCAGCGTAATTCAGCTTGTCGGTAACGATGTGGAACACATGTTTTGAAGGATCCTGCAATGCTTACACGTTAACAATCACAACTTTTAATATACCATCACAAGATCAACTTTTAATATATACCTTGGCATTTGTAACAGTTGAATTGACAACTACTGCTGTAGCTAGCACATTATCCGAAAACAGTGCATAGTGGAACAGGTTCGGGTCATCAAGCTTTTCTTGATTTGGGaattgttgagaagaagaatttAGAGAATAGTATTCAGTAGAAAGACGTAAAGGAAGACAATGGAGGCCCTTAGGAACAGTTTTGGCGGTTAAGTGAGTCAAAAACAAGGCTTGTTTCTGATGGACACGCGCTTGTTCTTCTGTTGAGTGAATAATTGCACGCAGTTTTTTTACAACGGCCGTGCAATCGTCTTGTATTTGCTTTCCTTTAGCCAATGTTTGGTCCATCGCCTTCAGCTTGTCATAGGTGCTATAATGCACaagtaaaatattaaaaaaaaaaatactgtaGCTAACGATTCATTTATGTCAGAATATGAAAATAAAGCTTACCCTTTTGGTAAATCAGTATCCTTGGTTGCATCACCAAGTGCTCTTTGGACTTCCTTCACACGGGTCCGAAGTTCCCTACTAAATTGAGCATTTGTTCGTGTTGCTGTAAGGGAAAGGTAAACTCTTGCCCTAATCAACTGATCCTTGAGATATCGAACACGGTTATCTACTATAACATGTTCATTCGGTTTATCACTTTTGGGTTTCGCAGGTTCCCTTTTACCAG
This is a stretch of genomic DNA from Helianthus annuus cultivar XRQ/B chromosome 16, HanXRQr2.0-SUNRISE, whole genome shotgun sequence. It encodes these proteins:
- the LOC110918169 gene encoding probable galacturonosyltransferase 4, translating into MKLKLSLRKPVLVLLFLTVLAPIVLYTDKLTTFSSYEFIQEPSTLSFNRDVRPLNLLPEELSETLKEPLGDVHVENLSRSVEHVDGESSRRIRQLNEESKGIETIVLSQEYNPIKQVTQGQNRVESVENKENLKVKVAELPQHSSSATKSETKPEAQKPGKREPAKPKSDKPNEHVIVDNRVRYLKDQLIRARVYLSLTATRTNAQFSRELRTRVKEVQRALGDATKDTDLPKGTYDKLKAMDQTLAKGKQIQDDCTAVVKKLRAIIHSTEEQARVHQKQALFLTHLTAKTVPKGLHCLPLRLSTEYYSLNSSSQQFPNQEKLDDPNLFHYALFSDNVLATAVVVNSTVTNAKDPSKHVFHIVTDKLNYAAMRMWFLSNPPGKATIQVQNIDEFTWLNASYSPVLKQLASRNMIDYYFKTHKGSESDSNLKFRNPKYLSMMNHLRFYLPEIFPKLRKVVFLDDDIVVQKDLSGLWSIDLKGKVNGAVETCGENFHRFDRYLNFSNPIIAKNFDPRACGWAYGMNVFDLEEWKKQNITDVYHSWQNLNHDRQLWKLGTLPPGLITFWKRVYALEKSWHVLGLGYNPSVSQKEIERAAVVHYNGNLKPWLEIGIPKFRGYWNKYVDYDQAYLRDCNLSP
- the LOC110918170 gene encoding glucose-1-phosphate adenylyltransferase small subunit, chloroplastic/amyloplastic, which encodes MTTPMMIRSPGAMSANVSASSTASQIFGRKVLFKNPTAAIVHRKTSRLDVTDGRRTRQTPNVVCPKAVSDSSYSQTCLDPDASKSVLGIILGGGAGTRLYPLTKKRAKPAVPLGANYRLIDIPVSNCLNSNVNKIYVLTQFNSASLNRHLSRAYASNMGGYKNEGFVEVLAAQQSPENPDWFQGTADAVRQYLWLLEEQNVLEFLVLAGDHLYRMDYEKFIQAHRESDADITVAALPMDEKRATAFGLMKIDEEGRIIEFSEKPKGEKLQAMKVDTTILGLDDKRAQEMPFIASMGIYVFSKNVMLDLLREKFPKANDFGSEVIPGATSIGLRVQAYLYDGYWEDIGTIEAFYHANLGITKKPVPDFSFYDRSAPIYTQPRYLPPSKMLNADVTQSVIGEGCVIKNCKIHHSVIGLRSCISEGAIIEDTLLMGADYYETDADRRLLAAKGGVPIGIGKNTHIKRAIIDKNARIGDNVKIINNDNVEETARETDGYFIKSGIVTVIKDALIPSGRII